A segment of the Leptolyngbya sp. NIES-3755 genome:
TTGGCAAAGTTCCTGGAGAGATAAACTATGCAGACAATGTACTCTCTGCCGTAGTGGATGAAGCTCTAGATAAAACATTGCCGAAAGAAGAAACGATTAATGATGCCAACAATCTGGAAGTTCTAGCTCGTGAGATTTATGGACTATTGAGGCAACGACTAGAAATTGAGCGAGAACGACATGGAACACACTACTCTGGTCGTTTGCCCTGGTAATAAACTTTGAAATTTTGGAGCTAATCCATGCCACTTTTTCGACCTGTTTTCTTTCCCCCCAATCCTGTTTGGAATCGAACTTGGAATCCATCGCCTCAACCTAAGCAGCAACCCTCTGGGAGATTGCAGAAAGCGAGATTGTTGCTCTCTCCGAATGAAGCCGCGAGACTTGGGGTTCGAGGTGCAGCATCGGGCAACGCGGGATCGATCGTGTTTCAATACAATCCAACTGAACTGAAGTTCGATCACAGTCTCGAAACGAAAGCCGAAGGTCGTACCTATACAGGTTTGCGTAAAACCAGTTTTGCTGGACCGAATCCGACAAAGCTGACGATTAGTAACATCACGTTTGACACCTTTGAGCAAGGAATTAGTGTAAAGACGCGCTACATTGATCCATTGCTCAAATCGATGAGACTGAGTTCTGGAATCCCTACTGGATACATGATGAGAACTCCTGTTAGACGACCCCCTATCTATACGTTCTGCTGGGGTCAAAATCGTTATCTACGCTGCTTTGTGAAACAGATTGACTATAAATATACTTTGTTTCTTCCAAATGGCACTCCGGTGAGAGCAGTCGCAAATTTGTCTTTGGAAGAAGCAACGCAATTTGTGAAAGCGAAAAAGTAACTTTATTTGTAAGCGACTATGGCGAATCTTGTTGCAAGCCTTCGACTCGAACTGGGTGGAGTGCCTGCGCCGAACAATTTGATCGAAGATATTTTGCAAGTCTCTGTTGAGGAAAGTTTGCATCTTCCAGCGATGTTCACGTTGGTGATTAGCAATCCTTACGCCCCCGGAAATGCAGGCGATCAACCTTGGCAACATGAGTCTTTATTTCAGTTTGGGCAAACGGTTCGGATTGGATTTGGTGAAAGTGCTGTAGAGCTAGTCGATCGAGAAAATTCAAACTATGTGATCGAAGGGGAAATTACTGCGATCGAAGCTCATTTTACGGCTGATAGTCGCGCTCCGATCGTGGTTCGTGGCTATGATTGTTCACATCGCTTGCATCGGGGAAGACATAATCGATCGTTCCAGAACATGACCGATAGTGATATGGTTCGCAAGATTGCTCATGAGGTGGGAATTCCTTGCGGCTCGATCGAAACCACACCAGGTCCACATGGCTATAACGATATCAATGGGGTAAATGGCTATGTGTTCCAGGAGAATCAAACCAACATGGAATTTCTGCGAGAGCGGGCTTCACGAGTTGGATTTGAGTTCTTTGTCGCAGATGGTAAATTACACTTCCGTAAGCCTGCTGCGAACAATACTTTGAATTTGCGCTGGTTGCAGGACATTACCAGTTTTCGGGCGCGGTTGAGCAGTGCAGAACAAGTAAGTTCCGTTGAAGTTCGGGGCTGGGATTATAGTCAGAAACAATCGATCGTTGCAGTTCGCCATAAAGAGCAGGTTGTAACAACGACAAAACAAGGAAATGGCACACAAACCAGTCAGGCTTTTAATGGTAAGCCGAATGCTCCTAGCATGATTGTGATTGATCAACCTGTGTTCACACCACAAGAAGCTGAGATGATGGCTCAGGCGTTGGTAGATGAACTGGGAGGAGAATTTATCTATGCGGATGCAAGAGCGATCGGGAATCCTAAAATTCGCCCTGGAAGATTGATCGAACTGAATGAGATGGGCAAGTATAGCGGTCGGTACTATGTGACTGAGACGCGCCATCTCTATAGCAATGGAACTTACACAACAGAGTTTAATGTTCGCGGATTGCGGGGTGGTGATTTATTAAGTACGCTGAACTCACAACAACGACTGCAACCTGGACAAACTCACTTAATTGGAATTGTGACAGACAATCGTGATCCGAAAGGCTGGGGACGGATCAGAGTGATGTTTCCGACGCTTTCTGAGCAGCATAATAGCTATTGGGCGCGGATGGTAC
Coding sequences within it:
- a CDS encoding Rhs element Vgr protein (similar to AA sequence:cyanobase_aa:AM1_5911), coding for MANLVASLRLELGGVPAPNNLIEDILQVSVEESLHLPAMFTLVISNPYAPGNAGDQPWQHESLFQFGQTVRIGFGESAVELVDRENSNYVIEGEITAIEAHFTADSRAPIVVRGYDCSHRLHRGRHNRSFQNMTDSDMVRKIAHEVGIPCGSIETTPGPHGYNDINGVNGYVFQENQTNMEFLRERASRVGFEFFVADGKLHFRKPAANNTLNLRWLQDITSFRARLSSAEQVSSVEVRGWDYSQKQSIVAVRHKEQVVTTTKQGNGTQTSQAFNGKPNAPSMIVIDQPVFTPQEAEMMAQALVDELGGEFIYADARAIGNPKIRPGRLIELNEMGKYSGRYYVTETRHLYSNGTYTTEFNVRGLRGGDLLSTLNSQQRLQPGQTHLIGIVTDNRDPKGWGRIRVMFPTLSEQHNSYWARMVQVGAGADRGFDCLPEIGDEVLVAFEHGDIHRPYILGGVWNGKDKTPEAIEDSINAQGNATGAVRLRTFKTRVGHQLQFSEEDPLQSSNAQTAIAGTELFGNGLMRSLKGIHLKTANNHEIDLCDQDRSNLNGVRLKTAQNQKLSLSDSPQNPGIALHSSIGQSISLIDRALTVSTLPQINLNTGGHVVINAGANSISPTGLSTAKQFLSLGAQAKTPGALNTFMSLLPGKIANSSSTIELSAGYVNQFSIGGVTIAAGQLSTARILPEQTYFNSPGITISASPSAGALDVPTPGMLNLEATTTIRINATTSVVITAPSITLNGAVNIVGSLLVNGRPPRFA
- a CDS encoding hypothetical protein (similar to AA sequence:cyanobase_aa:AM1_5910) — encoded protein: MPLFRPVFFPPNPVWNRTWNPSPQPKQQPSGRLQKARLLLSPNEAARLGVRGAASGNAGSIVFQYNPTELKFDHSLETKAEGRTYTGLRKTSFAGPNPTKLTISNITFDTFEQGISVKTRYIDPLLKSMRLSSGIPTGYMMRTPVRRPPIYTFCWGQNRYLRCFVKQIDYKYTLFLPNGTPVRAVANLSLEEATQFVKAKK